The genomic window CTGGCCGGGGTGCCGATCATGACGACGCTGAGCGGTGCGAAGGCGGCGTTGTTGGGGATCGCGGCGCTACGGCAGCACGGCTACGGCGTGAAGTGCCTGCAGGAGTATCGCTCCTGAGCGCGGGGGTGCTGTTCAGGAGCCGGGGAGGGCGCCCTTCCATTGGAGGGCCTGGAAGGCGATGTCACGCCGGTACTGTGCGCCTTCAAAGTGGATGAGGTCCACGGCCCGGTAGGCGGTGCGGAGGGCCGTGGGGAGGTCGGGTCCCCGTGCCGTTACGCCGAGGACGCGTCCGCCGCGGGTGACGAGGCGGCCGTTGTCCCGGGCGGTGCCTGCGTGAAACACTTTCACACCCGGGATTTGTTCGGCTTGGTCGAGTCCGTGGATGGGACAGCCTTTTTTGTAGTCGCCCGGGTAGCCGGCGCTGGCCATGACGATGCAAACGGTGGTTTGGTCGGACCAGCGGAGGGTGTGGGAGGCCAGTTGGTCCTCGGTGGCGGCCATGAGGAGTTCGAACAGATCGTTTTCGAGCCGGGTCAGGTAGACCTGGGCTTCCGGGTCGCCGAACCGGACGTTGAACTCGAGCACGCGCGGGCCTTCGCGGGTGAGCATGATGCCGGGGTAGAGCACGCCGCGGAAGAGGATGTCCTCGGCGCGGCAACCTTCCTGCCAGGGGCGCAGGATCCGGTCGTAGGCGGCGGCGAGTTCGGCGGGGTTGAGGAAGGGTGTGGGGCAGTAGGTGCCCATGCCGCCGGTGTTGGGTCCGGTGTTGCCCTCGCCCAAGCGTTTGTGGTCCTGGGCGGTGGGGAAGGGCAGTGCGGTGCGGCCGTCGCACAGGGCGTGCAGGGAGATTTCGATGCCCTCGAGGAGCTCCTGGATGACGATGCGTTCGCCGGCGGATCCAAGGACCCGTTTGACCATGAGGTCGTGGATGGCGGTTTGCGCCTCGGCGGGGTTGTGACAGACGCGGACGCCCTTGCCGAGGGCCAGACCGTCGGCCTTGACGGCGCAGCGGCCGCCGAGGGACTCGGCGAACTGGACGGCCGCGGCGGGGTCGGTGAAGGTGCGGGCGCGGGCGGTGGGGATGCCGTGGCGTTCCATGAATTGCTGGGAGAAGATCTTGGAGGCTTCGAATTGGGCGGCGGAGCGGGTGGGCCCCCAGACACGGAGGCCGTGGGATTGAAAGAGGTCCACGAGGCCGAGGGCCAGGGGGTTGTCGGGTCCGACCACGGTGAGGTCGGGCCGGTTTTCGGTGGCCCACTGGAGGAGGGCGGGCAGGTCTTCGGCTCCGATGGGGATGCACCGGGCCGTATCGGGCCGGGCGCGGAGAGGTTCTTGGGCGATCCCGGCGTTGCCCGGCGCACAGTAGAGGGCCGTGACATGCGGGGATTGCGCCAATTTCCAAACCAGAGCGTGTTCGCGGCCACCGCCGCCGATCACCAGCACTTTCATCGGGGGGCGCATTGAAACATCCAGGGCCGCGGGTGGGAAGCTTTTTGTCGGTGGGACGGCTTCCCTTGGCGTGGCGGGCGGATTCCGGGGATTGCTTGGCGGGCCGTGCCTGGGTTGCGATGTTCGGTGCCGAGGGCGGGCCGACTGATCCGCCCGGGGAGGTGGCCGAATCCGGTGGGTCGATGCGAGGGGGTGGGTGTGCGGGTGCGGAAGCTGGTGG from Limisphaera ngatamarikiensis includes these protein-coding regions:
- the purD gene encoding phosphoribosylamine--glycine ligase, whose amino-acid sequence is MKVLVIGGGGREHALVWKLAQSPHVTALYCAPGNAGIAQEPLRARPDTARCIPIGAEDLPALLQWATENRPDLTVVGPDNPLALGLVDLFQSHGLRVWGPTRSAAQFEASKIFSQQFMERHGIPTARARTFTDPAAAVQFAESLGGRCAVKADGLALGKGVRVCHNPAEAQTAIHDLMVKRVLGSAGERIVIQELLEGIEISLHALCDGRTALPFPTAQDHKRLGEGNTGPNTGGMGTYCPTPFLNPAELAAAYDRILRPWQEGCRAEDILFRGVLYPGIMLTREGPRVLEFNVRFGDPEAQVYLTRLENDLFELLMAATEDQLASHTLRWSDQTTVCIVMASAGYPGDYKKGCPIHGLDQAEQIPGVKVFHAGTARDNGRLVTRGGRVLGVTARGPDLPTALRTAYRAVDLIHFEGAQYRRDIAFQALQWKGALPGS